TTGGCTGGCCCTCAATAGAGCTGCCCGTGATTGGAGCTGGGCGGTCGGGGAGGGACTGGGTGTGGATGACAGTAGGGTCCTAACCATCCAAGAACattctgacagacagagagagagagagagagaacgaacgaAAGATAGAGagcgaggtgagagagagaggaagacaggctGGTTAACTTCATAATGCAAGGtttggctctgtgtgtgtgtcgtaaaatgtgtgtgtgaaggagagCTTGAAGATTTGGGTGTGGTGCTGCCAACGAGTGTGTGTTTTCTTTTTGCTTGGCGAGTCCTTGTAGCTGTTAAAGGAATTGAGCAACTGTGTGTCTGGCTGGAGGTAGGGTGGAGCAGCGCTACATTATTACCCtgcccctccctctgcccctccccctcacctctccctcactctgcaCTCTCACACTCCTCAAACcacaggcagagggagggagagaatgaatgAAGCGCTGAATGAATTGCATTGTGTGCTCGGCCATGCTTGTGCTCCATAGGCCTTGAGTATGCATGGGTACTTtacgtgtgtgtgttcttgttaaCCAGTCATTGTGGATCCATTGTGATATCCAGCATGTGGACATTAAGATatgtaaccttaatttaactaggtaagtcagttaagaacaaattcttttttaCAATGatgcctaccggggaacagtgggttaacttccttgttcaggggcagatcgacagatttttaccatgtcagctcggggattggatccaccaacactctaaccactaggctacctgccgcccctctaaccactaagctccctgcctccctcctctaaccactaggctacctcctctaaccactaggctacctgctctaaccactaggctacctgctctaaccactaggttacctgctctaaccactaggttacctgctctaaccactaggttaccttctctaaccactaggctacctgctctaaccactaggttaccttctctaaccactaggctacctgctataaccactaggctacctgttctaaccactaggctacctgttctaaccactaggctacctgctctaaccactaggctacctgttctaaccactaggctacctgctctaaccactaggttacctgctctaaccactaggttaccttctctaaccactaggctacctgctctaaccactaggttaccttctctaaccactaggctacctgctctaaccactaggctacctgctctaaccactaggttaccttctctaaccactaggttaccttctctaaccactaggctaccttctctaaccactaggctaccttctctaaccactaggttaccttctctaaccactaggctaccttctctaaccactaggttaccttctctaaccactaggctacctgctctaaccactaggctacctgctctaaccactaggctacctgctctaaccactaggttaccttctctaaccactaggttaccttctctaaccactaggctaccttctctaaccattacattacattacatttaagtcatttagcagacgctcttatccagagcgacttacaaattggtgcattcaccttatgacatccagtggaacagtcactttacaatagtgcatctaaaacttaaggaggggggggggtgagagggattacttatcctatcctaggtattccttaaagaggtggggtttcaggtgtctccggaaggtggtgattgactccgctgtcctggcgtcgtgagggagtttgttccaccattggggggccagggcagcgaacagttttgactgggctgagcgggagctgtacttcctcagtggtagggaggcgagcaggccagaggtggatgaacgcagtgcccttgtttgggtgtagggcctgatcagagcctggaggtactgaggtgccgttcccctcacagctccgtaggcaagcaccatggtcttgtagcggatgcaagcttcaactggaagccagtggagagaacggaggagcggggtgacgtgagagaacttgggaaggttgaacaccagacgggctgcggcgttctggatgagttgaaggggtttaaccactaggctacctgctctaaccactaggttaccttctctaaccactaggttaccttctctaaccactaggctaccttctctaaccactaggctaccttctctaaccactaggttacctgctctaaccactaggctacctgctctaaccactaggctacctgctctaaccactaggttaccttctctaaccactaggctacctgctctaaccactaggctacctgctctaaccactaggctacctgctctaaccactaggctaccataaaGGAAAATGCTTGATGTTTTTTAATGAGATGCAGATTCACGTTGTTATTAAGCCTCCTCAGCTAGACCCAGTTACATATTAGggggacgtgtgtgtgtttgtgtttgtgtttgtgttgggaAATACTCCGACATCACAGGAAGCATCCACAAATATTTGTCTTCCACCAGACCCCCGCTCACTATGGCACAGAGTGTTTGTTtgggcatgtctgtctgtctgtgtgttggccTTTGCATGGGTCCTTCCCTCTGTCCACGTGAATGCTCCAGTGAGACACACGCCCCCCCCCAGACCATACACCTGTCACGCAGGGCAGAGAGTGTGTACGCACATATGTGGTGTGGATAGGGGGTGGTTCTGGTCTAGGGGccaggggtgtgtttgtgtgacacttTTCTGTGAGGGAGAAGGGCAGTTCATAATCAgttcagagagatggagaggcagagagagctaaGACTAGTGATGATGGTATCCAGATTTCTCCCGTGGCCTTTACCAGATGTTAGGCTTGTGTTTGTCTGGCTTTGTCGCGTTCTGGCCACAAAGTGTTCATTTATTCTTGTTTATTTCCGTGCAGATGTAATTACAGTAATGAATGGTGGTAGACGTACGCAGGATCACGCTGGACAAAAACTCTGTGTCAATGGCGTGTGTGTACGGAACAGGAGTCACACTcgccctcctctccaccccttgtTGGCACTGCAGCCAGCCAGATCCGCAAGCATCGTCATCCTCTACTCTGGACGGGGacaggggtggtgtgtgtgtgtcatcgtAGCGGGTGTGAGTGCATGGGCTTGGAGAGTTGAATGTATTGAGCTTGTAACAGTGTCCTCTTGAAGCCTCTATCTCTTTGTGATCTCAGATGCTCTCTTTGTAGCAGATTCAtttccattattattattattattatttcgtAACCATAGCAGCACACATACTGCTCAGTGCTCCCTCAGAGTGCTGGTGGTGACAAGACCCTGGCTATTTGTAGGGAGGACCGGAGATGTGGAGGGCGTTATGGGACTGACTTTGAGAGAAGTTGGACTTGTAGTAGTAGTCATGTTGGTGGTCAAGACTCATTATACAGGTTGACTCTACTCTGGCTGGCCCCAGTACTGATGATGCCAGTGGCTATTGTCATGTCTGGTTGAGTTTGAAGGGAAATTAATGGTGTGTGTTTTAATGGTCAGGGCAGTGGTGTGTTCAGGTTTAGAGCAGTGACTCATATTGCCCTTGTGCAGACTCCAGAAAGATTGTTGAATCACTAAGCTCAGTGGAccgtcacatctggaagaaaatGCTGCGGCATGCTGTGTTTTCACTGTCACATATTCCCAAAGGAAGTCATTTTGTCTGGGCAAACAACCAACTCAAAATAGTGTTGCATGCTGCAACCAACCTAGCCAGCCATTGGAACCAAATCGGCATGTGAGAAGAATACAACATTTATTGAAGTTTCATCATGCCAAATCATGGGTAACTGTCCTGTCTCCCCTGGCAGGCATCCGCCCCCCCATCCTGAACGGGCCCATGCACCCCCGGCCCCTGGTGGCCCTGCTGGACGGGCGTGACTGCACCATAGAGATGCCCATCCTGAAAGACGTGGCCACTGTGGCCTTCTGTGATGCCCAGTCCACCCAGGAGATCCATGAgaaggtagacacacacacacagacacagacatgggaCAAacacgtacgtacacacacacgcatgataATATACTTGGTGTAAGCTTCCTGTTCATGTGGCTATATGCAGCAGTTTCTGATGAAAAAAAAGAAACAGTTCTTCAAGACTACTTCCTGACTACCAGCCATATGTTTAGTATCGATGAACTTTCCCTTAAAGACAGCGCCACTGTCAGCCCCACGGCCGGTGTTTTTGTTTGTTGACGATGCAGCGCTGGGGAAGCGCTGTGCATCATGGAACTACATCTGCTGCTGTTCTATAGCACGTGAAATGATGTCTGGGGGGAAAACTGTGTTGgcagtaacttctttgttgtaaTATGGCAAACGGACGTGGCTGTTTCACCATGAAGGATTCCAGCTTTACCGGGCTGTAGTAACAGCTCTGTTCTCACCTGGACAACCAGCAGTATAGCTGTGTTAACTCTGTAGGTGTTGAACCAGGCTGTATTAATGTATGTTAACTCTGTAGGTGTTGAACCAGGCTGTATCAATGTGTGTTAACTCTGTAGGTGTTGAACCAGGCTGTATTAATGTGTGTTAACTCTGTAGGTGTTGAACCAGGCTGTATTAATGTATGTTAACTCTGTAGGTGTTGAACCAGGCTGTATTAATGTATGTTAACTCTGTAGGTGTTGAACGAGGCGGTGGGGGCTCTGCTCTACcacaccatcactctctctaGAGACGACCTGGACAAGTTCAAAGGTCTCCGAGTCATCGTCAGGATCGGCAGCGGCTATGACAACGTCGACATCAAAGCCGCAGCTGAGCTGGGTGAGTCACGTACGGATGCACACACAGTATGCAGACAAACGGGTACACACGGATAAGTGTTACACATCAACAGATACACAGACCACCACTTCTCTGGCCTTAGGCCTTCTCTATGTTCTGCCAATAGTGTACCTACTTCAGCCTTTACAAcctaccccccaccccccccccttccaggCATCGCGGTGTGTAACGTGCCGGCGTCGTCGGTGGAGGAGACGGCCGACACATCCTTGTGTCTGATCCTAAACCTGTACCGTCGGGTCACCTGGATGCACCAGGCCCTGAGGGAGGGCACCAGGGCCTCCAGCGTGGAGCAGATCAGGGAGGTAGCCGGCGACGCTGCCCGCATCCGGGGGGAGACGCTGGGCATCATCGGCCTGGGTAAGTGGGTGTACTGGGGGCAGGATATGTACGTTTATGGAGTTAGGAGGTAATGTAGAATGGGCAGATTTGGAGCAGCTAAATTTGGTCTGAGACTGGCCCTTCTTTTTTTTTAATCAACAATAGGGTTTGCCAGAGGCCCTGGAATTTGCTTTGGGTGCCTAAATGTCCCCACCGAAATACTCTAGGGAAAACAATTGTTAACCCTGTGTTGCCCTCTCTCTACAGGTCGTGTGGGCCAGGCGGTGGCTCTGCGGGCCAAGGCGTTTGGTTTCGGGGTGATCTTCTACGACCCATACCTGCCTGATGGTGTGGAGCGCTCCCTTGGCCTGCAGAGGATGGCTACCCTACAGGACCTGCTCATCCActctgactgtgtctctctacACTGCAGCCTCAACGAACACAACCACCACCTCATCAATGACTTCACCATCAAACAGGTATGCACAGGGCTCTAAAGGAGAAACAGTTATTTGGAAGCACTGGTGCTCCCACTTAAAGTTAGGAGCACCCTATTCTATTTAGGAGCACCCTATTCTATTTAGGAGCACCCTATTCTATTTAGGAGCACCCTATTCTATTTAGGAGCACCCTATTCTATTTAGGAGCACCCTATTCTATTTAGGAGCAGTAGAACATGTTTGAATTGATTGTGATACTGCCTGTATTGTGCCTATATGAGTAGTATCTACTATTGAAGCATATATTATGCCCTAGAAACTATGTAATACTGTAAAGATATTAGTTTGTTATAAAAGCTCAAATGTTGATACTGTCATTGAAATTAATTTGTCAAGTAATTTGTAGCCACCAAAGAAAATAGTTGCCCTTTAGTTGAAACTACTTTGAAggatcttaaatataaaatatatacacatttgcatacacatgattccatatttgttatttcatagttttgatgttttcactattattgtacaatgtatagatagtaaaataaagaaaagcccttgaatgagtaggtgtccaaacctttgactggtgctgtatattcATGACGTAGTACAGCCATTGTCAACATCAGGTGTATTAACTTTGATtacaatagcaacataggactTTGGAAATGTCTTTATAACTGCATGATAATGGAATTACAATATTCAAATGTCTTTTAAGTAGTTGCTTTCTCAGATCTGTTTTCAAATTGTTTTAAAGAGTAGTCATTTTGTGGGATCTATATTCAAATGGTTTTTAAAAAGTAGTAGTTTTGTGAGATCTGTAATGAAATAGTAACTATATGTTCTGCTGAAAAAGGTGACTTTGCACAAAGTATAGTTGAAGTCTAGTCCTTATACTGGTGCAGTGAGTTTTGTGAGTGTGTATTActttaaatcaaatccaatctgatttgatttaacactgtgtgtgtgtggtccctcTGAAGATGCGTCAGGGAGCGTTCCTGGTGAACTCTGCGCGGGGGGGTCTGGTGGATGAGAAGGCTCTGGCTCAGGCCCTGAAGGAAGGACGTATACGAGGAGCCGCGCTGGACGTCcacgagacagagcccttcaggtacacccACGCACTGGCTGTTCAGTCGTTCCTCTCTAACCTtgactctccctctttctttcctaaGGCTGTCCCCAACTAAAAACCATCCTGATATACCAAGAGTTGTCTGTTCTTTCGGCCACATGTTTTAACGTATAGTTTTCCACATATACGTCGCCGGGCTCAGACTTGCTGTTTAAAAAGAAAAGACAGCGATTGACTGTGTGACTTGCAcccatcatctctctccctgctgcaGTGAACAGCACAATGTTTATCTCTCTGTTCGTGTTGCTGAAGCTGCCACATAATTACAGCCATATCTGAGTGAAATGTTATGGGAACAAAATCCCTCATTTGTTTATGAAACATTCGCTATTCCCTCAACCCTTGTTCTCTTTATGTGACACATGTATGCATCGCATGCACGTGACcaatagggcctgacctatatcataaccaatttattgatgtgattataACAAACTTCGAACACCATAACAGCAAAATGCAGAGGATGTGGCGAACTTGAAACGGGagaatgtttactggttgctcagaGGGTAAAGAGGAAGTCAGATGTGTGGAATAAATGTGACTAGTTGTGGAAAATACTAGAGATCAAGAAAAAGAAGGTATGGAGTAAGCGCTGTGTGCCAAATCTTTCTGACCGTTTGGAACATTAtaaacaacactaaatacatTATAAGTGTACCAGAGAGTTTGTTGTAATGTTTTTTGTCAAGCCATTATTAGAGCAAAGACTAAACAGTCGCATTCGTGAATGCAATTTTCGAAATATAATGGTTTATTTATTGTTAGGCTAATTATTCAAGGATCGCTTTATTTAATTTTTAAACTCAAATGCTTGATTGTATTTCAAATAATGAATGACTCGTATGTATGCTGTGTGATACTTTATAATGatgatcaccatcatcatcataacaatAACGAGATCAAGAAAAAAGGagcattattattataaatataattTTCCAGACAACTTGGAACACTGTAAACAACCGTAAATAAACACAATAGCATAGAGGCTGTGCTCACTTTAAAgtgtaaagcctttattacagcaagGCAAAGATTGAAACATGTTGTACTTGACTTGTCGGCGCGTGAAGCTTGGTGCACACGCAATCAGTAGGATATTAAACAGTCAAACAGGCAACAGTAGCAGGAGctgtcttatttctgtagatatatatggatgatttataaagccagaCACATTTAACAGTTAGGCCATTGATTGTAGACATAATTAAGTTGGGGTTTCTGCTCTCTTCACTATTCTTTGACAataaggcaagggctgttttctCATCTCCTCATTCTTCTGATATCTCAACACCAATATGGTGGTCAACTTGGCTATTATGCACGTAGCAACATGGTCTAGAAATGATGCCAATTCAACAACGCACTGATGTGTTTCAGAACTGCGGACAGCGACCACTATCCAACGTATTAGAACACATTTGTAGTAAAATAATATCATTTTTATTTGTGTTGCACCATTGTTCTTATGTAATATAATCATATACAAGTTCAGTAGCACTTCTTAGTGACTGTACCATCCCCACagcctccacaatggatcagtccactcagacaggggTCTTGTACaccatgatatatatatatattgctactGGTCGACTGAAGAAATCTCAGGCAACCAACATCATATTGACCAAACAATAGACCCGTTGACTAAATGGTGTCAGCCCTACTAACCCCCTCCCCCCCGTTGTAGTTTCTCACAGGGCCCTCTGAAAGATGCTCCCAACCTCATCTGTACCCCCCACACTTCCTGGTACAGTGAGCAGGCCTCCATCGAGGCCAGAGAGGAGGCAGCCAGGGAGGTGCGCCGTGCCATCACTGGTAAAACCAAGCCCTATAACACTCAATCCTCATTTTGGATTATTCCTTTCCTGGTTATACATTGGTTATTAAATCATTTCAGTGGTTTTACATAGCTTGAATATGGCTGCatgttctgaggttctgaagtgGTGTGGTGTTCTGATATCTTAGGTCCACTAACCCCTTGACCCCATCTGTATGTCCCGTTTCTCTCTGTCCGTCCCCCCGTCTGCATGTCTGTCCCCCCGTCTGTATGTCTGTCCCCCCGTCTGTATGGTTGTCCCCCCCGTCTGTATGGTTGCCCCCCCCCCGTCTG
Above is a genomic segment from Oncorhynchus gorbuscha isolate QuinsamMale2020 ecotype Even-year linkage group LG23, OgorEven_v1.0, whole genome shotgun sequence containing:
- the LOC124010978 gene encoding C-terminal-binding protein 1 isoform X2; this translates as MQGIRPPILNGPMHPRPLVALLDGRDCTIEMPILKDVATVAFCDAQSTQEIHEKVLNEAVGALLYHTITLSRDDLDKFKGLRVIVRIGSGYDNVDIKAAAELGIAVCNVPASSVEETADTSLCLILNLYRRVTWMHQALREGTRASSVEQIREVAGDAARIRGETLGIIGLGRVGQAVALRAKAFGFGVIFYDPYLPDGVERSLGLQRMATLQDLLIHSDCVSLHCSLNEHNHHLINDFTIKQMRQGAFLVNSARGGLVDEKALAQALKEGRIRGAALDVHETEPFSFSQGPLKDAPNLICTPHTSWYSEQASIEAREEAAREVRRAITGRIPDSLKNCVNKEYLMAASQWPSMEVATVHPELNIASAYRFPAGLISVAAGGLTGAGAGVEALALAHAIAPVSHPPHAPSPGQPSKAEADRDISSDQ
- the LOC124010978 gene encoding C-terminal-binding protein 2 isoform X4, producing MALMDKHKVKRQRLDRICEGIRPPILNGPMHPRPLVALLDGRDCTIEMPILKDVATVAFCDAQSTQEIHEKVLNEAVGALLYHTITLSRDDLDKFKGLRVIVRIGSGYDNVDIKAAAELGIAVCNVPASSVEETADTSLCLILNLYRRVTWMHQALREGTRASSVEQIREVAGDAARIRGETLGIIGLGRVGQAVALRAKAFGFGVIFYDPYLPDGVERSLGLQRMATLQDLLIHSDCVSLHCSLNEHNHHLINDFTIKQMRQGAFLVNSARGGLVDEKALAQALKEGRIRGAALDVHETEPFSFSQGPLKDAPNLICTPHTSWYSEQASIEAREEAAREVRRAITGRIPDSLKNCVNKEYLMAASQWPSMEVATVHPELNIASAYR
- the LOC124010978 gene encoding C-terminal-binding protein 1 isoform X1, whose protein sequence is MALMDKHKVKRQRLDRICEGIRPPILNGPMHPRPLVALLDGRDCTIEMPILKDVATVAFCDAQSTQEIHEKVLNEAVGALLYHTITLSRDDLDKFKGLRVIVRIGSGYDNVDIKAAAELGIAVCNVPASSVEETADTSLCLILNLYRRVTWMHQALREGTRASSVEQIREVAGDAARIRGETLGIIGLGRVGQAVALRAKAFGFGVIFYDPYLPDGVERSLGLQRMATLQDLLIHSDCVSLHCSLNEHNHHLINDFTIKQMRQGAFLVNSARGGLVDEKALAQALKEGRIRGAALDVHETEPFSFSQGPLKDAPNLICTPHTSWYSEQASIEAREEAAREVRRAITGRIPDSLKNCVNKEYLMAASQWPSMEVATVHPELNIASAYRFPAGLISVAAGGLTGAGAGVEALALAHAIAPVSHPPHAPSPGQPSKAEADRDISSDQ
- the LOC124010978 gene encoding C-terminal-binding protein 1 isoform X3, producing MHPRPLVALLDGRDCTIEMPILKDVATVAFCDAQSTQEIHEKVLNEAVGALLYHTITLSRDDLDKFKGLRVIVRIGSGYDNVDIKAAAELGIAVCNVPASSVEETADTSLCLILNLYRRVTWMHQALREGTRASSVEQIREVAGDAARIRGETLGIIGLGRVGQAVALRAKAFGFGVIFYDPYLPDGVERSLGLQRMATLQDLLIHSDCVSLHCSLNEHNHHLINDFTIKQMRQGAFLVNSARGGLVDEKALAQALKEGRIRGAALDVHETEPFSFSQGPLKDAPNLICTPHTSWYSEQASIEAREEAAREVRRAITGRIPDSLKNCVNKEYLMAASQWPSMEVATVHPELNIASAYRFPAGLISVAAGGLTGAGAGVEALALAHAIAPVSHPPHAPSPGQPSKAEADRDISSDQ